One genomic segment of Sulfitobacter sp. HNIBRBA3233 includes these proteins:
- a CDS encoding mobilization protein: MAETELERAEKRYAQAKARLQALKNREATRQRKLDTRRKVILGGALIDLAERDSSAAAMLDRLIRNLSREQDSKAFAGWEVPSPIPTDDSAI, encoded by the coding sequence TTGGCCGAGACAGAACTTGAACGCGCAGAAAAGCGCTATGCCCAAGCCAAGGCCCGCTTGCAGGCTCTGAAAAACCGAGAAGCCACCAGACAGCGCAAGCTGGATACCAGGCGCAAGGTAATCCTGGGCGGAGCGCTCATAGATCTGGCGGAACGGGATTCCAGTGCTGCTGCAATGCTCGACCGGCTGATCCGTAACCTCTCCCGAGAACAGGATAGCAAAGCGTTTGCAGGTTGGGAGGTGCCCTCCCCTATCCCTACCGATGACAGTGCAATCTGA